Proteins from a genomic interval of Caldilineales bacterium:
- a CDS encoding UbiA family prenyltransferase, with the protein MARHFPLGVREQVQFVLAARQWLSELLSLPLLFMVLPPFLIGYQLANGHDRRTLLEGVATLSLLTIWGSILNHYADWDADAINGKRPFLHLNVRRSDLLRMQWVVLAAYLAVSVVSFWQSLTTFLVILLGWMGAAQYSVGLRFKDRLWLSYPYLALAYSAYPLLLGLLVAGHATQSKALSVFVIMLLLLFLDTGIAPFKDYEDQTGDRRIGKRTLPNVYGARTTARFQSVLIGLAAIAASLLAVVLQVTWSWVLVVFCLVLLMLVQLQRRISDAWFDFLHYAAMVALAVNLTLLLLTSD; encoded by the coding sequence ATGGCCCGTCATTTTCCCTTGGGAGTCCGCGAGCAAGTGCAATTCGTACTCGCCGCAAGACAGTGGCTATCAGAGTTGCTTTCACTGCCCCTCCTATTCATGGTATTGCCACCCTTCCTGATCGGCTACCAACTGGCGAATGGTCATGATCGTCGAACGCTGCTTGAAGGCGTGGCAACGTTGTCCTTGCTCACGATTTGGGGGAGCATCCTCAATCACTACGCTGACTGGGATGCTGACGCCATCAACGGCAAGCGTCCTTTTCTGCACCTAAATGTCCGTCGGTCTGACCTACTGCGCATGCAATGGGTTGTGCTAGCCGCGTACCTTGCGGTTTCCGTGGTGAGTTTCTGGCAAAGCCTGACCACGTTTCTGGTAATTCTACTCGGCTGGATGGGCGCAGCGCAGTATTCCGTAGGATTAAGGTTCAAGGATCGTTTGTGGCTTAGCTATCCCTACCTGGCGCTTGCCTACAGCGCATATCCCTTGTTGTTAGGTCTTCTGGTTGCTGGTCATGCGACCCAATCTAAGGCTTTGTCAGTGTTCGTGATCATGCTGCTTTTGTTATTCCTCGACACTGGTATTGCACCTTTTAAGGACTACGAAGATCAGACTGGCGATCGGCGAATTGGTAAGCGCACTCTGCCGAATGTGTATGGGGCGCGAACCACTGCTCGATTCCAAAGTGTTCTGATCGGATTAGCCGCTATCGCGGCCAGTCTGCTTGCAGTTGTTTTGCAGGTGACATGGTCATGGGTCTTGGTAGTGTTTTGTTTGGTTTTGCTGATGCTAGTGCAGCTTCAGCGGCGGATCAGTGATGCCTGGTTCGACTTTCTGCATTACGCTGCCATGGTGGCATTAGCGGTGAATCTGACGCTCTTGCTGCTTACATCTGATTGA